The nucleotide window TTTAGAGATGTTATTACTCTTATTACTCCTCTGTATTAtcgggagtgtgtgtgtgtgtgtgtgagcattgtgaatagatgtgtgtatgtgtgtgacagagagcatgtctgtgagtgtgcccacaggtgtgtgtgcaccactgtgtgagtgtgtgtgtgaatttatgtttGTGTTTGAGTGTATGGTTTTGTGTTTCCATGCGTGAAGTTGTAAATGTGTAAGTGAGTGCATTTGTGAGGAGGTAAATGTGTGCTTATGTGAGTGTGTTTTATGTAACGGTgtgagggttttgtgtgtgtgcatgcattgtgtgtgtgtgtatatacacaagcTCTTACCATGTGTGAATGTGCTCATTGGAGTCCGACTTAGGAgagtttgtttctctctttcaacCCTGGACTCAGCGCATCAAGCTTGAACAGCGAGCCTTTGCACCTGGATACCTCATGATGGCGTGACAATTACTGGAAGAATAGCGACGAAACACGAATGATGCAAGGAACATCTTATGGAAATCAATATTAGAGTTAATGAAGGCAATTTGAAGTGTACCGTTACATCGAtacttttaatttagaaataattcACATCACACCTTACATATGatataagtatttatttaaataatataaataaaacacaatgtaaaatcaatttaaataacttttaaataaaattgggGGAGgaactttatctttaaaatagataaaatagtgTAAGTTTCACACAAGGAATGATCTTCTGTGGTGTAACGGTTAATGACAATGCattgagaaacagaaaagtgCTGAACACAACAGCTTTCTGAGGGCAGCGGTGAAAGAGGAAACAAAGATGAAAACCAACATGGTTTAGAAAAAAGTGTCTAGACACAAGCAGAGGATGAGCTCAAGAAAGTGAAAAGGCAATTCGGAAGTAAGGGGCGGGcattcagaaaatgaaaactaatctTTCTCCTATATAAGTCCTGGAGGAATGATGGTCTTCATAGAACCTAGAGGGGAAGGTTCAGAAGGACACAGCCCACAGGACCAGCAGCATCTGCAACATCCACAATGGCCAGACTCTGTGACTTCCTGATGATCCTGGTGCTGATGAGCTACTGGTCAACCTGCTCTCTGGGATGTGACCTGAGTCAGACTGGCAACTTCATGAACAAGACTCTCTTGAACTACCTGGTACCAAAGAAGCAATCCTCCCGTCTTCTCtgtttgaaggaaagaaaggacttTCTATGTCCCCTGGAGGAGATGGATGCCCAGCAGATCCAGGAGCCTCAACTGATCCAGGTACTGTATGATGTGATCCACCAGAGCTGGAATCTCTTCAGGTCAGATGAGTCATCTGCTGCATGGAAGACAACCCTCCGAGAGAAATTCTGTAATATCCTCTACCAGCAGCTCGATGACCTGCAGTCCTGTCTGGAGCAGCACGTGGGAGAATACCCTGTGAAGAAATATTTCGAGAGGATCACTGCCTAcctgagagagaagaaacacagcCCCTGTGCTTGGATGGTGGTCAGAGATGAAGTCAGGAGAGCCTGGTCTATCTCAGCCAGCTTGCTAAAAGGATTGAACAAGGAGAAGGAGTAAATCCTGAGGAGTCTCCTGGGATTGGACACTGGACCTCACTAAGTTCTCCACTAAAAACTCTTGTTCATTTTGGCATGAATTCAATCAACCTGCCTAGATGTTTCAGCAGAACAGAGACAATTTGGGTCTACATACGAAAGCATTTGTTCCTTCATCCTCTTTggtgtatctgtatatgtatttatttactcattttactatttatataatttaagttatttaaattcaatcttaaaattttatattttctttaatgtagCAAACCATGCTGTGcgattaaattattttgttttctattaaattttGCTGTATAgaacatttttaatttgttaattctGTAATTTTCCGATTTTCCCAGTATTTTTAAGTGGGTACTCTACACCATACAAAttatacaaatgaacaaaatgtcAAAAACTTGAGCAGGATACATGTGTGCACGGCATAGTGCTTAGACAAACCCTGCATCTGTCCCTCTAATTCTCTCCAGGATGCAGTATTCTCTGTGGGGACAGTTGGCATGCTGTCCAGAATCTGTTCCTGTGACATTGTGACTTGGTCCTCTTTGATGTCGTGTTCACCAGAGTAATCCTCCCTCTGACCTCCCTGACCTCTGGGGCCTTTCTTCCACTCTCAACTTCTGTGAGTTTGGCAGGTTTTGGTTCTAAATAAGAGTGCGATCATGTGCAGTGATATAAAATAGATCACAGAAAAATCATCAACCTGCCTGAATACCACAGCAAACATACCAAGAAGAAGTCAGTAAATCAACTCCATTCATAATAGTCTCAAAAATATACCTGCAATAAATCCCACCACGGAAGTGAAATGCCTCTGAAATTAATCCTCCCTCTCCGCTTCATGggtttttctcctcttcctcctcctcctcctcttcatccttctACTCTGTCTTAGTGCTTCCAGTGCACGGGGCATCTCCTGGAACCTTCGAGGCCCCACCCCTGAGGACAATGAATCTCTCTCTCAGCAGCAGCCAGTTGTCATAGTTCCTCAGCTACAAGTGGAATTTCCTGTGTTTTCCAAGCTGGGATGCTGTCTGGCTTGGTCTTGTTCATTCGGTCTCAGCCACTCTCAGTTCATCTGTGCAGCTCCCGTGCTGGTCCAAGAGCACTGCTTTGCTGTCGTCATGCACGGCCTCTGGATCTTGCGatccttctgctccctcttctgcaatgatgcTCAGGGCCAGGAAGTCAGCCCTTTATTTTCTGCTCTGTGACCACTTGTTGGTTTTTGCGTTCATTGCCATCTGCTGTAGGAGGCTCCTGTGGTAGGGGGTAGCAATCCTGCAGTAACACTCTCTTAGACATATAGCTGTAATCTGAAATCAAGTATGGTGACAGTATCAAAACAACACTGCTTTTGGTCTTTGGTATCTTCATGGGAGAAATAAAATTTGGTAACTTCTGggagaaataaaatttgtttttatttggttgtgTGGTGGTTTAGACaggaatggccccatagactcatgtgtttgaatgaggAGTGACCGtattaggaggtgcagccttgttggagtaggcatggcgttcttgttggaagtgtgtcactgtgggtttgactttgaggtcttatatgctaaGGCTAGGTCTAGTGTGGTAGACCCCTTCTGCTGCCTCTGGAACAACGTGTAGAACTCTTGCTCATTCACTAGTagcgtgtctgcctgcatgctgccatgtttcccccCAGGAGGATAATGGACTACACCTCGGAAACATTAagccacccccaattaaatgttttcctttatcagagttggtgtggtcatgttgtctcttcacagcaatagaaaccccaactaagacaaacTGCATTGCACATGAAGATCCCTTGGACATATAGAAACTTTCATAACAACATTATTGTATTTAAAAACATAGATCTTTCCCACTGAAATTAGTAGCTAATGTTGCTGCCACTGCTGGCACACTTGGATGATTCACCAGCTCCATTCTTCAGCTTTCATTTCCAGAGACATCATGTTTTATGGTTCATTGCCACAAAACAACATCAGCATTTTCTTTCTAGGAGagtagaaaagagaaagcaagcagatACGGAGACTTCTACCATCATATGAACATCTTAAGGACAGAAGAGTTAATGGAAAAGTATAAACAGTTGAAGCACCGAAAGCCTCTGCTGTCTCTTAAAACAGTCTAAACATCTCTATAATGAGACACACTGGAACTGAAGATCAATCACGGAAATCAATACTCAATAAGGAATACATTAGATAGGGATCAGTGTCCTCGACCAACACTGAAAGTGGCCGTACCTATAAACCTATGCATTACACAAGATGCACTGTTTAACAGCAGcacatactatatataatattacacatacgtgtgcacacagcTTTCTTTCTGATACACTCCCAGTACCTCCCTGCTTTCCAGACCCCATTATTCAGCCTCATAGCCCTGGTTTCCTGCTCCCTGGTGTGGAAAGCCCCAGTGTGTGCTCCTCATTCACCACCTCTGTTCAGTAGACAGCTGCTCTCTCTTAGTCTGGATTTCcggtgattattatttttttcctgaaaatgcaTAACCACAAGTGAAACCGAAAACGAAGCAAGGCGAGGTTTGTAAAAAGTTCTCGTGCGTGCGAGAGAATTTCCTCACGTTTTTGGAACTGAGAGTGTTCTTTTAATAACCTAATGATGTCTATGgctaaatgagagagagagacagacagacagagagagacagacagagagagagagagagaggagagagagagagagagagagagagagagagagagagagagagagagagagagagagagagagagctggcctACAGAGATAACGATCGCCCCCTTTTGGCAATTGCCAACAAAGAAGTACCAGCTCCGCTCTGGCATGTTTCCCGCGGATTTCTGCTTCCTAGTAGAGTTTTCTCCTCAGAGCAAATGGGCTTTTCCTCAGAAGAACAGACATCTGTTTGGAAGATTCGATTCCCTCCACTTCTTATCTGAGGGAGGGAGCATGCTCCCAGGTTCACACTGGTCATGTCTTCTGGACGATGGACCGCTCAAAGTGTACAAATAGTTActaagtcattgttttttaccactgagtagtactctaatgtgtatatattccacactttcttcatccattcttccattgaaggacaactaggttgtttccaggttctggctattacaaataatgctgctatgaacatagttgaacaaatacttttgttgtatgatagggcatctcttgggtatattcccaagagtggtattgctgggtccaggggtacgttgatcccgaatttcctgagaaaccaccacactgatttccaaagtggttgcacaagttttcattcccaccagcaatggatgagggtaccccttcctccacaacctctccagcaaggacgatgcccccagttagttccttgggcagctgaggatagggaacctgaaatgaccctatcctatagccataccgatgaatatcttgcatatcaccatagaaccttcatctggtgatggatggagatagagacagagacccacactggagcactggactgagctcccaaggtcccaatgaggagcagaaggagggagaacatgagcaaggaagtcaggaccacgaggggtgcacccacccactgaaacagtggggctgatctattgggagctcaccaaggacagctggactgtgactgaaaaagcatgggataaaaccggactctctaaacatggtggacaatgagggctgatgagaagccaaggacaatggcaaggggttttgatcctacttcatgttctggctttgtgggagcctagccagtttggatgttcaccttcctagatatggacggaggggggaggaccttggactttccacagggcagaaaaccctgactgctctttggactggagagggagggggagaggagtgggaggagggggagggaaatgggaggctgggaggaggcagaaattttcttttcaataaaaaataaatttaaaaaatacataaataaacatttaaaaaaacaaattttttccCACTAACCTACTATAAAGGAACCTCTTGAGGAGGAAGTTCTCCGGAGAAGTAGCTGTTTACAAACCAGCTCCATGTCTGAGCTCACATTGCTTTGAGCAGTAAATAAAGCATTTGGAATGTAGCTGGGTGATTTTGATTTCAATAATCCATAAGTTATTAATTACATGAATTAAATCAAACAAAATGTCTAGTAAAtgacatgaaaattattttttttacttttattgattctttgtggatttcacatcatgcattctttTCTCACCTCCTTTCCCTTAGTATCTattctctgcccttgcaacctcccttcaaaaccaaattaaaaaggaaaaccaaaaaccaaacaaacaaaaaagaagaatcttgtcatggaagctgtggCGTGGTCCATTGAGATGCAGTTTAGCCTTCAGTCTGTTCATCTTTCATTGCCTGGGTAGTGGTCCGGAtggaggcctctggtttctgtcaCACCGCCGATTATGAACTCTAGATATCTTGTCTTGTATCATGGAGATCCTGTTGGTTTGGATCTGTCGGTTTGTCCTCTTTCTCTGCTCCAAGAGCTCATAGATTTGGTAAATGTTGGGGTGGTTAGCCCAACACAGccctggctctgggcctgggtggCATCTGCATTCGTCATCTTACTGACTTCCCCTCTCAGCCTGCTCACCTCATGCAGCCTACAGCACGGAGTGGGGCCAGTTCTTCTGCTCTTGGGGGTCCTCAGGTCCAGACCCCCAACTCATATTTTCCAGGCTTAGCCTTACTATTTTGCCCAGGCAAGGTACAGGGCCCTCTCTCCTGACTGCTGTAAGGGGTATGGTGTGGTGCGGGGGGAGAGTCAGCTCTCCCGCTCTCCTGCCCTCAGGACTGGCTCACCAGCAACCCAGACAACAGAATCTGCTCTAGTGTGTGCCCAGGCTGGGTACAGGGCAGCTTTTCTGTGTGCTGTGGCCGGTGTAGGGCAGGGTTCGTTCTCTCACTCTTGTGACCCCAGCTCTCTCATCTGCCATAGGCAGCAAAGGGGGGACAGGGAGATCATCTTTCCTTTACCCATGCCACTACATGTCACATGGGGGAAGACAGGGTCAGCTCTGTTCCTCTCAAGCTCTGCTTCCAGGGCTGGCATCCCTGACAACAGGATCACCTCTAGTGTGCTCCCCAGACAGTTACTacagattttaataaaatgtgaacataaatttgtttttatgtgaaatTGTATAAATCTtagaaatacatgaaaattaataaaaaaagaaaggcaaatgaataaatatcatgtCAGTCATCTCTGAGACTGATCTCCCTGGATATGAATATATTtctcatatatgtatgtttaacGTTATTAAAGTATTTCCTAAATTCATATAAATCCAATATGACCGAAGTATAAATAGGAGTCACCTTGGAAATAATCCAGCTAGATGTCCAAGTTTGAGGTGTTAGAGTACCCTAGAAGAATGatttccagaggaccccaggttTGTCTTTTCAACAGTCTTCttccagagaaggaaatcagCAGTGATTTCCACCCTGACAGTCTCCTAGGCATGGtaactttttcttctccttcaggtAAAGATGGATTCCCCTGACATTCCTCAAGGGCATTTGTAGGTCAgattttctccttcccatcactTCCACCAAACACACTGCAGGTCCTCCAGTTGCCCAAAGAGTTCAGCATGGAGTTTattggggaggaggggaaggctgAGGTACAGGAATCAAAGGAGCTGCCTGTGAGGAAGAGTTGGAGCCTCAGCTGGAGGAAAGTCATGGCCTGGACTCTCTGGAACTGGATGCCACCTACCAtcttcctctggaactggaagtcaCTTCTATCACTCCTTCAAGAGGAAGAGGAGACTTCCCATTTGGCCCAGGAGCACAGATGTCTTTCTGCTGAGCTTGGGAGAGCTCTGAGGCAGCTCACAGCCCAGACCCAACAGGGCATAGCTGCACATCACCAGGGAGGCcaggagggggagcaggagggctCTGGGGAAATGAGGGGCTCCTGGCCTGGCTGAGCAGCGTGTGGCTGAATCTTGGACTCTGGTTCCTGTGAAGACATCCTGTGCATGCATGGATTTATGGAGCAGACACATTCTCACTTCTGAATATTTCTTTACAGTTTACGTCCTTATTTCTACCGGCATGTTCTCCATGTGACCTGAGAGCACAAGCCTAAAATTATCAGTTTGCAATGAAGATGAACGTTCCCAGTAAACCAGCTATTCCACTCCAGATGGAAATTATCATTCCAATGATAATTTGGTCTATATTCAGaagtgcatatatgtatataatcatGTATATACCCATGGATATACCCATCCACAACTATGGActttttgtatatttaaatattggTCTGGTGTAGGTACATGCTTTTAGCCAGTCTGCACCTCCACTTCCCATCCTTCCTTTACCTGCAGAGTGATGACCCAGAAGCTCTCTTGGCTTCTGCAGGTGTTCATTGACTTGCTGAACCGTTCATGGCAAAGAAGCATTTAACATCAGGAGCAGAGGggggttgtattttattttgaaggtGACTCACGACTTCTCTGAAGTTTTTCTCCTCCAGGGAAAAATTCTTGCAGGCTGTGGAGTTGTGTGTCATTGGTCTTTCAAGGTCACAAATAGTTAATTCTGGAGCCAGATCTTGTCTGGCTACATTTTTCATACTGAGATCTAACCACCCTGAGTGTGGTTCTTTCTAGTTGTGTCTGAGTGTGATGATTCTAATCATAAGGTGATGCTGCTTTTCCTCACCATGTTGCTTACACAGTCTGTCATCGACTACCACCTTCTAATATACAGTGACAAAAGTCCTCAGcatccctcctcccacccagaGAGCACAAGCACTGTCCTATGGCTTCAAAGCTCTTGCACTAGAGGTACTGTTCACTTAGGTTTCCAGTACACTGAATCACAGAGGGTTTTAGCTGTGTGAAAGGCCTCTGTCTTCCATAGTAACCCATGTCCTTGGATCTTTGGGTATTGATTAAAGTGTCAGTCAAGAGTTCTCAGAAGGTAACAACAAAGTGgtttttgctttggaaaaaaatggaaaaaatttcCAATTTGTCTTAAgtctattttaaacaaatatttcttatttgtCAGTCTTCGTCTTAAATACTGACTATGTTTGACAGTGATGGATTGATGACAATTACCTTCACTGGCAGCTGATTATTCAGGAATTAGTATTCTACACATGTCCATGCAGGCAGTCTGATGAATAGCCCATAATCCATACCCCCAAAATGTCTGATGTATTACCCATACTCCATACCCCCTAAAATGCCTGATGTATTACCCCATACTCCATACCCCCAAAACGTCAGATGTAATACCCATGCTCCATACCCCCCAAATGTCTGAAGTATTACCCATACTCCATACCCCTCCTCCCAAAAAACCCCACCATCACCACTAGTGTCTCTTACTCTATCCCTGTGCATCCTGAGCATCCTGCCAGTCTGTCTGTGCTTCATCTGGGAAAACAATGTGCTCTCAACTTTTCTAATGTTGTCAGAAATGTGATGGTGTTTAATGGCGGGCATTTGTTTACTTATCCTTTAGTTACATTCTATTTCATGGTGACGTAATAAAAATACAGGGAACAAAAAGAAAGACTGAGGAGTAGTGCCATTTTTTTCCTCTATGACTCTCCTTCActtctcatttattatttccaCTTT belongs to Microtus pennsylvanicus isolate mMicPen1 chromosome 13, mMicPen1.hap1, whole genome shotgun sequence and includes:
- the LOC142833889 gene encoding interferon alpha-1-like; this translates as MARLCDFLMILVLMSYWSTCSLGCDLSQTGNFMNKTLLNYLVPKKQSSRLLCLKERKDFLCPLEEMDAQQIQEPQLIQVLYDVIHQSWNLFRSDESSAAWKTTLREKFCNILYQQLDDLQSCLEQHVGEYPVKKYFERITAYLREKKHSPCAWMVVRDEVRRAWSISASLLKGLNKEKE